The sequence GTCGAAGAAGTCGATGCCCGCCTCGCGTGCGGTGCGGACCAGGGTGCGGATCTCCTCGTCGGACTTCTCCGCGATGCGCATCAGCCCGAGCACCACGTTCGGGGCGGAGATCTCGGTGTGCGGCATGGTGAACTGCTTCATGGGGGGCCTCGGATCGTTCGGGGGCGGAGCAGGGCGCGGAGCCCGGGCCGACGGGAACGGGCCGTGCAGGTCGTTGTCGGCCGGGACGCTCACCGCCGAGCCTATGCCCGGCGTGGGGAGGGCGGGTGACGGGCAGGGGCCGCCTGCCTAGAGTGGACCGGATGACCAGCCCTCCGCCCCGCTCGCCCGGCGCCCCCTCCTCGCCGCGCCCCCGACGGGCCGGAGCGCGCCTCACCCTGACCCTCGCGTCGCTCGCGATGATCGGGCCGTTCTCGATCGACTCGATCTTCCCGGCCTTCACCCGCATCGGGGCGGAGTTCGGGGCCGACGAGGTGGGCCTCCAGCAGCTGGTCTCCGCCTACCTCGCGGCCTTCGCCGTGATGTCGGTGTTCCACGGTCCGCTCTCGGATGCGCTGGGCCGCAAGAAGGTGATGATCGGCGGCCTGGTGATCTACCTGATCGGCATGTTCGGCAGCATCATCGCGCCGAGCCTGGGCTCGCTGGTGCTGCTGCGGATGCTGCAGGGCATGAGCGCGGGGGCCGCCACGATCGTCTCGCGCGTGGTGATCCGGGACCTGTTCGACGGGGCCGAGGCGCAGCGCCTCATGGCCCGGGTGATGATGATCTTCGCCCTGGCCCCGGCGATCGCCCCGATCGTCGGCGGCTGGCTGCTGCTGCTGGGCGACTGGCGCTGGGCGTTCGCGGGCGTGGGCCTGTACGGCATGGTGGTGCTCGCGCTGACCCTGACCCTGCCGGAGACGCTGCCGCCCGAGGATCGCACCCCTGTGCGGGTCCGGTCCCTGCTGGGGTCCCTGCTGCACGTGGGGCGCTCCCCGGTGATGCTGCGGATCGCCGCCGCGACCGCCTTCGGCTTCGCCGCCCAGTTCCTGTTCATCGCCGGCGCCTCGATCTTCGTGGTGCGGCTGCTGGGGCTGGGGGAGCAGGACTTCTGGGTGCTGTTCGTGCCGCTGATCGCCGGGCTGATGAGCGGATCCTGGGTGGTGGGCCGCGCCGCGGAGAGGATGCCCCGCAGCCGCCTGATCACCGTGGGGTTCCTCGGCGTGGTCGCCACCACCGCGCTGAACCTCCTGCTGGTCTCGCTCCTGCCGGGCCCGCCCGGAGGGCTCTCCCTCGCGCTGCTGCCGGCGGTGATCGGACCGATGCTCATCGCCTTCACCGTCGCGCTCGTGTTCGCCCCGATCCAGCTCGAGGTGCTGGACCTGTTCCCGCACCAGCGCGGGGCCGCGGCATCGCTGGGCACCTTCTTCTCGCTCGTGCTCAACGCGCTGCTGGCCGGGATGATCGCGCCGCTGGTGAGCGGCACCCTGGTGAGCTTCGCGCTCACCGCGCTCGGTTTCGCCCTCCTCGGCCTGGGATTCTGGACCTGGCACCTGCGCACCCACGCCCGCGCCGTGCAGCAGGTGGCCGGCTGACCCCGCGCCGATGGCGGTGCGGGTCAGCGGTGGTGAAGACCCATGGTGGTTCAGGTCAGCGGCCGGTCAGCCGGGACGGACGAGCGCGGATCAACCTTTCGGGGGATCACGCCGCAGCGGGCGATTCCTACCGTGGAAGACATGAACAGAATCCTGCGCACCGCCTTCGTCTACATGCTCCTCGGCCTCGTCTCCGGTCTCTTCTACCGCGAGTACACCAAGGCCACCGACACACTCGGCGTCGACTCCCAGCTCGGCACCCTCCACACGCACTTCCTGGCGCTGGGAATGCTCGTGTTCCTCATCGTGCTCGCGCTCGACGCCGTCTTCTCCCTCAGCGGACGCCGCTCCTTCACGGTCTTCTACTGGACCTACAACATCGGCCTGCTCGTCACCGTGGCGATGCAGGCCGTGCGCGGCATCCTCACCCTCGACGGGCAGGACCCCGCCACCACCACCGCCGCGATCCCCGGCATCGCCGGGCTCGGCCACATCGTGCTCACCGCCGGGCTCCTCGCCCTCTTCGTCGCCCTGCGC comes from Brachybacterium faecium DSM 4810 and encodes:
- a CDS encoding arabinose efflux permease family protein (PFAM: Major Facilitator Superfamily~TIGRFAM: drug resistance transporter, Bcr/CflA subfamily) — protein: MTGRGRLPRVDRMTSPPPRSPGAPSSPRPRRAGARLTLTLASLAMIGPFSIDSIFPAFTRIGAEFGADEVGLQQLVSAYLAAFAVMSVFHGPLSDALGRKKVMIGGLVIYLIGMFGSIIAPSLGSLVLLRMLQGMSAGAATIVSRVVIRDLFDGAEAQRLMARVMMIFALAPAIAPIVGGWLLLLGDWRWAFAGVGLYGMVVLALTLTLPETLPPEDRTPVRVRSLLGSLLHVGRSPVMLRIAAATAFGFAAQFLFIAGASIFVVRLLGLGEQDFWVLFVPLIAGLMSGSWVVGRAAERMPRSRLITVGFLGVVATTALNLLLVSLLPGPPGGLSLALLPAVIGPMLIAFTVALVFAPIQLEVLDLFPHQRGAAASLGTFFSLVLNALLAGMIAPLVSGTLVSFALTALGFALLGLGFWTWHLRTHARAVQQVAG